The following are encoded in a window of Aerococcus sanguinicola genomic DNA:
- a CDS encoding aminopeptidase: MENFNELLDKYAQLLIQKSIQVESQENVMIYIDIDQAPLARLLAKHAYEAGAKRVYFTWQDDSIKKMDYQYVASENLTTIEEYTIARDKDLIENKKISRLSIISSDPNLLDGIPDEKVHRVQKANSLAFETRREATMKNAIKWGVAGAASYGWARHVFPELADDPKACVDALWHEIFKACRVYEDDPVAAWDQHKDNLEKRAAYMNDQQFDSLHYLAPGTDLYLGLPKDHIWTSAESLSQDGKPFIANMPTEEIFTAPDTRRMSGYVRSTKPLSYANTTIKGIEVHFEDGQISQITAEQGQKILEDLVENNDGARGLGEVALVPHRSPISLSNLTFYNTLFDENASNHLAIGAAYPTTVKNTEGMSDEELQAIGLNVSNVHVDFMIGSEAMDIYGIRANGEEVPIFKQGEWAFSV, encoded by the coding sequence ATGGAGAATTTCAATGAACTACTCGATAAATACGCCCAACTCCTTATCCAAAAAAGTATCCAAGTAGAAAGTCAGGAGAATGTCATGATTTATATTGACATCGACCAAGCTCCCCTGGCCCGTCTACTTGCCAAACATGCCTATGAAGCAGGAGCCAAGCGCGTTTACTTCACCTGGCAAGACGATTCGATAAAAAAGATGGACTACCAATATGTGGCCAGCGAAAATCTAACCACTATCGAAGAGTACACCATCGCTCGCGATAAAGACCTGATTGAAAACAAGAAAATTAGCCGCCTATCCATCATCTCCAGCGATCCTAACTTGCTAGATGGGATTCCTGATGAAAAAGTCCATCGGGTTCAAAAAGCCAATAGCCTGGCCTTCGAAACTCGCCGAGAAGCCACCATGAAAAATGCCATTAAATGGGGCGTTGCTGGAGCTGCTTCCTATGGTTGGGCCCGACACGTCTTCCCCGAATTAGCGGATGACCCCAAAGCTTGCGTGGACGCTCTCTGGCACGAAATCTTTAAAGCTTGCCGGGTCTATGAAGACGACCCCGTAGCCGCTTGGGACCAGCACAAAGATAATCTAGAAAAACGCGCGGCTTATATGAACGACCAACAGTTCGACAGCCTCCACTATCTAGCTCCGGGGACAGACCTCTATCTCGGTTTACCCAAGGACCACATCTGGACCTCTGCAGAAAGCCTTAGTCAAGATGGAAAGCCTTTTATCGCCAATATGCCGACAGAAGAAATCTTTACCGCCCCAGATACGCGTCGGATGTCTGGCTATGTGCGTTCAACCAAGCCCTTGTCCTATGCTAACACTACCATTAAAGGCATTGAAGTCCATTTTGAAGATGGGCAAATTAGCCAAATTACGGCTGAGCAAGGACAAAAGATCCTCGAAGATCTCGTTGAAAATAACGATGGAGCGCGTGGCTTGGGCGAAGTCGCCCTCGTTCCTCACCGGTCCCCAATCTCCTTAAGCAATCTCACCTTCTATAACACCTTATTTGATGAGAATGCTTCCAACCACTTAGCTATCGGTGCCGCCTACCCCACCACGGTTAAAAACACGGAAGGAATGTCGGATGAAGAACTTCAAGCTATTGGCTTAAATGTCTCAAATGTCCATGTCGACTTCATGATAGGCTCCGAAGCTATGGATATTTACGGCATCCGCGCAAACGGCGAAGAAGTTCCTATCTTTAAGCAAGGCGAATGGGCCTTCTCAGTATAA
- a CDS encoding flavodoxin produces MPKALIIYASLTGNTEEIADVMTAAFEDLGVDCEMVECTDAYGEDFLDADICVVATYTYGTDGDLPDEIVDLYEDLEEVDLTGKVYAALGSGDLFYEKFCQSVIDFDERLAETGATRGGESVKVDLNPEEDDIQAIEKLASECLECYQSMNA; encoded by the coding sequence ATGCCTAAAGCCTTAATAATTTATGCCAGTTTAACTGGTAATACAGAAGAAATTGCCGACGTGATGACTGCCGCCTTTGAAGACCTAGGTGTTGACTGTGAAATGGTCGAATGCACCGATGCTTACGGCGAAGACTTCTTAGACGCAGATATTTGCGTAGTTGCCACCTACACCTACGGCACAGACGGCGACCTGCCCGATGAAATCGTCGACCTCTACGAAGACCTAGAAGAGGTTGACCTAACAGGTAAAGTCTACGCTGCCTTGGGTTCAGGCGACCTTTTCTATGAAAAATTCTGCCAGTCTGTTATTGACTTCGACGAACGTTTGGCAGAAACCGGAGCGACACGCGGAGGCGAATCTGTCAAGGTTGACTTAAATCCAGAAGAAGACGACATCCAAGCTATCGAAAAACTTGCTTCGGAATGCCTTGAATGCTACCAATCCATGAATGCTTAA
- a CDS encoding winged helix-turn-helix domain-containing protein yields MGKTQKFEQVAYLYIKDQILRDNWKTGHHIVEADISDRLSMSRSPIRAALSVLEEEGIVETRPYRGYFVKEAPNNESIIALRGRYALILWFRLLDRMVKNQTDGAVIKEECDQLLRGLKQAFNDHNRENFYNGLLEILRTLTSLGDHDFLEEECVEACRALIAAVNDSMGNEENDFFSTQIWILMYVENISYLMTHNRFDDTRVIAEMLVRSTLNWLPEDIQDDFESHSIYALR; encoded by the coding sequence ATGGGTAAAACACAAAAATTTGAGCAAGTGGCCTATTTGTATATTAAGGACCAGATCCTACGCGATAATTGGAAAACTGGCCACCATATCGTTGAAGCTGATATTTCAGATCGTTTGAGTATGAGTCGGAGTCCGATACGGGCTGCTTTGAGCGTACTTGAAGAAGAAGGAATTGTTGAAACACGTCCTTACCGAGGATACTTTGTTAAAGAAGCACCAAATAACGAAAGCATTATTGCCTTAAGGGGGCGTTATGCGCTCATTCTCTGGTTCCGCCTGCTCGACCGCATGGTAAAGAACCAAACAGATGGGGCTGTAATCAAAGAAGAGTGTGACCAGTTACTAAGAGGTTTAAAGCAAGCCTTCAACGACCACAACCGTGAAAATTTCTACAATGGTTTACTAGAAATTCTTAGAACCTTAACCTCACTCGGAGACCACGACTTCTTAGAGGAAGAATGCGTTGAAGCCTGTCGTGCTTTAATTGCTGCAGTCAATGATAGTATGGGCAATGAGGAGAATGATTTCTTCTCCACACAAATTTGGATTTTAATGTATGTCGAGAATATCTCTTACTTAATGACCCACAACCGTTTTGACGATACCCGCGTGATTGCAGAAATGCTTGTCCGCAGTACATTGAACTGGTTACCAGAAGATATCCAAGACGACTTTGAAAGCCACAGCATCTACGCCTTACGTTAA